From Hermetia illucens chromosome 6, iHerIll2.2.curated.20191125, whole genome shotgun sequence, one genomic window encodes:
- the LOC119659359 gene encoding glycine N-methyltransferase-like produces the protein MPIVESIFKSGTDATPLDGAYDQYADGKAAKIWDIFVGDTEARAGNIKKFLVEVLQRHGCKRILDAAAGNGVDSVMLLEEGFEVVSVDGSDHMLQHAFNTRWERRKEPAFDNWIIKVGNWLTICDDIAPYIGEGFDAVICLGNSFSHLLDTYGDQRAHKQAFENFRKCLKPGGLLVIDHRDYEPILKAGDTSETQYHNNVYYNASQNTPIRINTKVHYEGTKPKMVTRDYIVGEGDNTTDLHFSFHPHTLPQFTRNLKSVFGENAPHQVYGDYKPLSEVSNPTYYVHLIEKTTN, from the exons ATGCCAATAGTAGAGTCAATTTTCAAGTCAGGAACGGACGCTACTCCCTTGGATGGAGCCTATGACCAATATGCTGATGGCAAAGCAGCGAAAATTTGGGACATTTTCGTTGGTGATACAGAGGCTCGGGCCGGAAATATTAAGAAGTTCCTTGTAGAAGTGTTGCAAAGACATGGCTGCAAGCGGATACTGGATGCTGCAGCAGGAAATGG AGTTGATTCTGTAATGCTGCTGGAAGAAGGATTCGAAGTCGTGTCTGTAGATGGTTCGGATCATATGCTTCAACATGCGTTTAATACCCGATGGGAACGAAGGAAGGAGCCAGCTTTTGACAATTGGA TTATCAAAGTTGGAAACTGGCTAACAATTTGTGATGATATCGCACCATACATTGGTGAAGGATTTGATGCAGTCATATGTCTCGGAAACTCATTTTCCCACCTGCTTGATACTTATGGTGATCAAAGGGCTCACAAGCaagcttttgaaaatttccggaAGTGTCTTAAGCCTGGCGGATTACTTGTCATCGATCATAGAGACTATGAACCAATTTTGAAGGCAGGAGACACCTCTGAGACTCAGTACCATAACAACGTTTATTATAAT GCTAGTCAGAATACCCCCATCCGTATTAATACCAAAGTCCACTACGAGGGCACAAAACCAAAAATGGTGACCAGAGACTACATCGTGGGAGAAGGGGACAATACTACCGATTTACACTTTTCATTCCATCCGCACACATTACCACAATTTACCAGAAATTTAAAGTCTGTGTTTGGAGAAAATGCTCCACATCAAGTGTATGGGGACTACAAACCTTTGAGTGAAGTCTCGAATCCAACGTATTATGTCCATCTAATTGAAAAAACTACAAACTAA